From the genome of Candidozyma auris chromosome 2, complete sequence, one region includes:
- the HSX11 gene encoding Hsx11p: MGLSAALAAFLLLWYTIILLVAVAGFVCIAFVFRRPSPPTHDLRKLEPVTIIRPIKGIDPELSSCLESSFLQNYPSEKLQIIFCIDDVSDPAMPILQELIAKYPHIDASILVSQPGSDYYGPNPKVNNLAKGFRSAKHDIVWILDSNVWASPNIVANSVAAMMNNTNCGNRINHRGRKVRLVHHVPLAVSLDMSVAGSSLDEMFLFTSHSKFYVSLNNLSIAPCVNGKSNMYRKSDLDHAVASIPSKPSEFFHEQSVINDAANVAAKGPGNSISFFAKYIGEDNMIGIALWEYCFGRTALTGDVVLQPLISSTDSIKAYFNRRVRWLRVRKYMVLAATLIEPTTESIVCGCMGTFGLSVLLWDRFFSWKFFLFHMVCWLICDYTQYNIWQHHLDSVVSPPYWFSNMDSKRRTFTQWCQLWMMREAFALPIWITAMIGHEVNWRGRPFRIKQDLSAEEL; encoded by the coding sequence ATGGGCCTCCTGGCGGCCCTAGCGGCATTTCTTCTCCTATGGTACACGATCATCTTGCTAGTGGCCGTTGCAGGCTTTGTTTGCATTGCTTTTGTGTTCAGACGTCCACTGCCGCCTACCCATGATCTCCGGAAGCTAGAACCGGTAACCATCATTAGACCGATCAAGGGCATTGATCCCGAGCTCTCGCTGTGCCTAGAGTCGTCGTTTCTCCAGAATTACCCCAGCGAAAAGCTACAGATCATTTTTTGCATAGACGACGTGTCTGATCCTGCGATGCCTATCTTGCAAGAGCTCATAGCAAAGTACCCCCATATAGACGCTAGCATCCTTGTGTCTCAGCCTGGATCAGACTACTACGGGCCCAATCCGAAAGTAaacaacttggccaagggCTTCAGGCTGGCTAAACACGATATTGTGTGGATCTTGGACTCAAACGTATGGGCGCTGCCGAATATTGTTGCAAACTCCGTTGCAGCCATGATGAACAACACCAATTGCGGCAATAGGATCAACCACAGAGGACGCAAGGTTCGCCTAGTGCACCATGTGCCCTTAGCAGTGTCGCTAGACATGTCTGTAGCAGGATCTTCCCTTGACGAGATGTTCTTGTTCACGTCCCACTCCAAATTCTACGTGAGTCTAAATAACTTGTCCATTGCCCCATGTGTCAACGGCAAGTCCAACATGTATAGAAAATCTGACTTGGACCATGCGGTGGCTCTGATCCCTTCCAAACCCTCGGAGTTTTTCCATGAGCAGTCAGTCATCAATGACGCGGCCAACGTGGCGGCTAAGGGCCCAGGGAACTCCATCAGTTTCTTTGCTAAATATATTGGTGAGGATAACATGATTGGCATTGCCTTGTGGGAATATTGCTTTGGTCGCACAGCACTCACGGGGGATGTTGTCTTGCAGCCGCTCATCTCCCTGACAGACTCCATCAAGGCATACTTCAATCGGAGAGTCAGGTGGCTACGCGTTCGTAAATATATGGTGCTAGCTGCTACGCTTATAGAGCCTACTACTGAGCTGATTGTATGTGGATGTATGGGCACATTTGGTCTTTCTGTCCTACTATGGGACCGCTTCTTCAGTTGGAAGTTCTTCTTATTCCATATGGTCTGCTGGCTTATATGTGACTACACGCAATACAACATCTGGCAACACCATTTGGACCTGGTTGTGAGTCCCCCTTACTGGTTTTCAAACATGGAtagcaagagaagaactttCACGCAGTGGTGCCAGTTGTGGATGATGAGAGAAGCCTTCGCCCTTCCTATTTGGATCACCGCTATGATTGGCCACGAGGTGAATTGGCGTGGGCGGCCTTTCAGAATCAAGCAAGACTTATCTGCGGAAGAGCTTTAG
- a CDS encoding putative ferric-chelate reductase, with translation MGVTYMGLDCLADKKDPLYQHFHTVSQEKVPWTHQPWYGLVTVYFAVATIFVAMVKCFWYMWKDHRYIVSERKLPSILTSFVNVTTAYCRLFGYQQVPELFVRYLSLPTSLGSLIYSIIASGYLLCFCLVPHFWYRQCRGFGSPPLAVRAGIMSTALTPFLLSLSGKVNFITTLTGISYEKLNWLHQFVGVAALVLALIHTIPFIYQPLQEGGVENLAKVNKDYLYVTGWPATVFIILLCALFKKQVREKMYELSFHLHWIMGLGYVAALGVHVYDQLDQQHYIWATAAIWAAQWICRVVLKTFCRPGSGFFRLREAEIRRLGENVFEVSIDSIKGFSWRPGQHCFIRFVNRRILDSHPFSIATVKEDDKLRFIIVPKEGLTRELYAELEREVAVKKRVLLDGPYGGTFRNHLAFDSVLLMATGSGVTVTLPYLLSLVKETKSVTRVIDFRWIVRHESDIGWIKYELNEALEAAGKKLRIHIYVAEEDASKAKPTTEKDSWSGKEKSLSETSEDALLNQGMQVTYGRPDVHDIMAEYRSGLLRRNLIVSSGSDLMKRTVSQAAAEFQVDIVSTNKHQPFIEEVYLHTESFGW, from the coding sequence ATGGGTGTAACTTATATGGGACTTGACTGTCTCGCAGACAAGAAAGACCCATTGTATCAACACTTTCACACCGTTTCCCAAGAAAAGGTACCTTGGACACATCAGCCTTGGTATGGACTAGTGACCGTCTACTTTGCTGTGGCCACAATATTTGTGGCCATGGTGAAGTGTTTCTGGTACATGTGGAAAGACCACAGGTATATTGTGAGCGAGCGGAAGCTTCCATCGATATTGACGTCTTTTGTCAATGTCACCACCGCCTATTGCCGTTTATTTGGATATCAGCAGGTGCCGGAACTATTTGTTAGATACCTCAGTTTACCAACCTCTCTTGGTTCGTTGATATACCTGATTATTGCGTCAGGGTACTTACTCTGCTTTTGCTTGGTCCCTCATTTCTGGTACCGTCAGTGTAGAGGGTTCGGCTCTCCTCCATTAGCTGTAAGAGCTGGTATCATGAGTACGGCGTTGACACCGTTCCTTTTGCTGCTTTCCGGAAAAGTCAACTTCATTACCACCCTCACTGGCATTAGCTATGAAAAGTTAAACTGGCTTCACCAGTTTGTCGGAGTGGCAGCATTGGTTCTTGCCCTTATTCATACAATTCCTTTTATCTATCAGCCTTTGCAAGAGGGAGGGGTGGAGAATCTTGCTAAAGTGAACAAGGACTATTTGTACGTTACTGGTTGGCCTGCCACGGTGTTCATCATCTTGCTCTGCgctcttttcaagaagcaggTACGGGAGAAGATGTATGAGCTTTCTTTCCATCTTCATTGGATCATGGGCCTCGGGTATGTTGCTGCTCTTGGTGTACATGTGTACGACCAGTTGGACCAGCAGCACTACATCTGGGCCACTGCAGCTATCTGGGCAGCCCAGTGGATTTGCAGAGTCGTATTGAAGACCTTTTGTAGACCAGGATCGGGATTCTTCAGGTTGAGAGAAGCTGAGATCAGAAGGTTGGGCGAGAATGTCTTTGAGGTGTCCATCGACAGCATCAAGGGTTTCTCGTGGCGTCCGGGTCAGCACTGTTTCATAAGGTTCGTGAACCGCAGAATCTTAGACAGCCATCCGTTTTCCATTGCCACAGTCAAAGAGGACGACAAGTTGAGATTCATAATTGTGCCAAAAGAGGGATTGACGAGAGAACTCTACGCGGAATTGGAAAGGGAAGTGGCGGTCAAAAAGAGAGTCCTCTTGGATGGACCTTACGGCGGGACATTCCGAAACCACCTAGCGTTTGATTCTGTTCTCCTTATGGCCACCGGTTCCGGAGTCACCGTGACGTTGCCGTATCTTCTATCGCTAGTCAAAGAGACTAAGCTGGTGACCAGAGTGATCGATTTTAGGTGGATTGTTCGTCATGAGAGCGACATTGGGTGGATCAAATACGAGCTCAATGAGGCGTTGGAGGCGGCTGGCAAGAAGCTCCGCATCCACATCTACGTAGCAGAGGAAGACGCTTCAAAAGCGAAACCCACCACGGAAAAAGACTCGTGGAGTgggaaagagaagctgcTCTCAGAAACCTCCGAGGATGCATTACTTAACCAGGGAATGCAAGTGACATATGGTCGTCCGGATGTCCATGATATAATGGCCGAGTACCGCCTGGGGTTGTTGCGTCGTAACTTGATTGTCAGTTCTGGAAGTGACCTCATGAAGAGGACAGTGAGCCAAGCGGCTGCAGAGTTCCAAGTCGACATTGTGAGTACCAACAAGCATCAGCCATTCATTGAAGAGGTGTATCTTCACACGGAGTCGTTTGGATGGTGA
- a CDS encoding autophagy protein ATG11 — translation MPDNLTVYNAHNGESVQLAKPVRYHTLASFKDFLLETFTKYTITAHENIFLLTSFGMKVNYGSINEMSEVYVFDKRLFNASRDPALVSRYLSNSDDDSYMLLKPTAFSVPETSQNVKVLSSALRTYETWVNARLSGAGRIEESIEQVIRHINTIFKSLSVLFQFAAKFVSCTEKNFDNYFNYVKNLNQKSLHTSWQDHYDRLKKFPRLTFKSAPAKSLALVDFLDLKSLEEAAAFVEETLPEIVDAFNRFSETVNKINQEKLDIDGTIEELRKESMTKFQACESSKLAKVEEISSMGKSIRSELEITTNSNTSDLSKLYSKQMDASKTLYSQIDALFQLLESLYVFKKKLVNRSLSIFEKIASLQMQTVNLKTDMKRLLLPTEQGENTNESSTLNHESIEKIRQAGDHLSLTVDLPLLYGFLLIEKRRQYEWHDFYSRGVVSNVSEQLTVLIEHEKAFQKLWLKKFGVFLKYLATPGTFRVQLPTIDVTLVNGDYAARTDSVTEIIADVMVEREDVTNYINTIKDHSSTNGAAFSRLLEKNFKDLVRSTDGLKRVTKLVSSIGSYSPEQSQIITRSQVLNGNEKPGNVTDDVDLNLIRGLRMRIVKLEGLLHQQQYNNISNWPVVKSSDKAFNHNKDSLLVEDFQRRRTSSSVSNPTNLLSKGNATRTSSSNNSVKAMDASTTIDKHVDNIRLRKELNELKVNYESAQQENESLRKALEDARLESQDKDFKMRQLQLDFEEKIAISESVIKDLGNRHAEEIRNLMDANDAEKKESEQKYKALSEQFTDHESMVKENQSLKDRIASLEETLEEKSRNIDGLSDFKIKFETLKDEFNELQDIKQGLLSNMHAKEAEYITERSQLESEIKALKEKSEEMTEDYENLMEVTQTKHRKSEEVIGKLNAVCAKLFEVIRELSRKNFDYFEEFCYVLESMGLLLVKEADTNTSKPEYKIRRVKGLRSRKNSDVIADNEGNISEKRFKSTVVAEIEGTLDWLNRLPIPHEIDKESENDEIKSNGCDMEKEEVDAAKLIETFQECFEKGTETGSKYAVFMKLISFNQDIQLQFQEGEDSIVNSKFFLNGIFKRFKDVEGFAKKLAKENKAKIQELNKLSRSLASKISVNDFQNGDLVLFLPTRVDRADGRDSTRTPWTAFNIEAPNYFLDDTKLEESNNREYIVSRIGSITKKEVTEDNFSDSTENPFSLHVGVIWYMIQAE, via the coding sequence ATGCCTGATAACCTTACCGTCTACAACGCCCACAATGGCGAGCTGGTCCAGCTTGCCAAACCTGTGCGCTACCACACCCTTGCCAGTTTCAAGGACTTCCTCCTAGAAACCTTCACAAAGTATACGATAACAGCCCATGAAAACATCTTCTTGCTCACGTCATTTGGTATGAAAGTGAACTATGGCTCTATCAACGAGATGTCGGAGGTTTACGTGTTTGACAAGCGTCTTTTCAATGCATCCCGAGATCCGGCTTTGGTGCTGCGGTATTTGCTGAACAGTGACGATGACAGTTACATGCTCTTGAAACCAACGGCATTCTCCGTGCCTGAGACTCTGCAGAATGTGAAGGTCCTCTCTCTGGCCCTCAGAACATACGAGACGTGGGTCAATGCTCGTCTCCTGGGTGCTGGGCGCATAGAGGAGCTGATTGAGCAGGTGATACGCCACATCAACACCATATTCAAGTCATTGAGCGTGTTGTTTCAGTTTGCTGCCAAGTTCGTCAGTTGCACAGAGAAAAACTTCGACAACTACTTCAATTACGTCAAGAACCTCAATCAGAAATCTTTGCATACGTCATGGCAGGACCACTACGATCGCCTCAAGAAATTCCCCCGCCTAACTTTCAAGCTGGCCCCTGCGAAGTCGCTAGCTCTTGTGGATTTTCTCGATCTAAAATCGTTGGAAGAGGCTGCTGCCTTCGTGGAAGAAACTTTGCCCGAAATTGTAGACGCATTTAATCGGTTTTCGGAAACGGTCAACAAGATTAATCAGGAAAAGCTAGACATCGATGGTACCATTGAAGAGCTACGCAAGGAGTCCATGACGAAGTTTCAGGCCTGTGAGAGCTCTAAGCTCGCGaaggttgaagagattAGCTCGATGGGCAAAAGTATTCGTTCTGAACTTGAAATCACAACGAACTCGAATACTTCGGATCTTTCGAAGTTATACTCCAAGCAAATGGATGCTTCGAAGACGCTTTACTCACAGATTGATGCTTTATTCCAGCTCCTAGAGTCATTGTAtgtgttcaagaagaagctaGTCAACAGGAGTTTGTCgatttttgagaaaattgCGTCTTTGCAAATGCAGACAGTCAATCTTAAGACAGATATGAAGAGATTGTTACTTCCAACAGAGCAGGGCGAAAATACCAACGAAAGCTCTACGCTCAATCACGAATCTATCGAGAAAATTCGTCAAGCGGGAGATCACCTCTCCTTGACGGTCGATTTGCCCCTTTTATATGGGTTTCTCCTCATAGAAAAGCGTCGGCAGTATGAGTGGCATGATTTTTACTCAAGAGGTGTTGTAAGCAATGTCTCTGAGCAGCTTACTGTACTAATAGAGCATGAGAAAGCATTTCAGAAACTATGGCTCAAAAAGTTCGGTGTGTTTCTTAAGTATCTCGCCACCCCCGGTACATTTAGAGTTCAACTCCCAACGATCGATGTGACTCTAGTCAATGGTGATTACGCAGCCCGCACGGATTCTGTCACTGAAATCATTGCTGATGTGATGGTGGAGCGGGAAGATGTCACGAACTACATTAATACGATTAAAGATCACTCATCCACTAACGGTGCTGCTTTCTCCAGACTTCTCGAGAAGAATTTCAAGGATCTTGTCAGATCAACTGATGGATTGAAGCGAGTCACAAAGCTTGTCAGCTCTATAGGCTCATACTCGCCAGAGCAGCTGCAGATTATAACAAGATCACAAGTGCTTAATGGTAATGAGAAGCCTGGTAATGTTACTGACGATGTTGATTTGAACCTCATACGAGGTTTGAGAATGAGAATAGTCAAGCTAGAGGGccttctccatcaacaacagTACAATAATATATCAAATTGGCCAGTCGTCAAGTCGTCTGATAAAGCATTCAATCACAATAAGGACAGCCTTTTGGTTGAGGATTTCCAGCGTCGTCGTACGAGCTCCTCTGTCAGCAATCCTACAAACCTACTTCTGAAAGGAAATGCTACAAGAACGTCtagcagcaacaacagcgTGAAGGCAATGGATGCTTCAACCACCATTGATAAGCATGTGGATAACATCAGACTAAGAAAGGAGTTAAATGAGTTGAAAGTCAATTATGAGTctgctcaacaagaaaatgagTCACTTCGTAAAGCTCTCGAGGATGCCCGTTTGGAGTCTCAAGATAAAGACTTCAAAATGAGACAATTGCAACtcgattttgaagagaagattgcCATTTCTGAAAGTGTGATCAAGGACCTCGGTAACAGGCATGCTGAGGAGATCAGAAATTTGATGGATGCAAACGACgcagaaaagaaggagtctGAGCAGAAATACAAGGCATTGAGCGAGCAGTTTACCGATCATGAATCGATGGTCAAAGAGAACCAGTCTTTGAAAGATCGTATTGCATCACTCGAGGAGACCTTGGAGGAAAAATCTCGCAACATTGACGGCTTGAGTGACTTCAAGATTAAGTTCGAGACCTTGAAGGACGAGTTTAATGAACTTCAGGACATAAAACAGGGACTCCTTTCAAACATGCatgccaaagaagcagaataTATCACCGAGAGAAGTCAACTTGAATCTGAAATCAAGGCattgaaagagaaatctGAGGAGATGACAGAAGATTACGAGAATCTTATGGAAGTTACCCAAACAAAACATCGCAAACTGGAGGAAGTCATTGGTAAACTCAATGCTGTCTGTGCCAAGTTATTCGAAGTTATCAGAGAACTCTCACGCAAGAACTTTGACTATTTCGAAGAGTTCTGTTATGTTTTGGAATCTATGGGATTGTTACTAGTCAAGGAAGCAGACACGAACACTTCCAAACCGGAATATAAGATAAGAAGAGTGAAAGGcttgagatcaaggaaaaaTAGCGACGTCATTGCCGACAACGAGGGAAATATAAGCGAGAAGAGATTCAAATCCACGGTAGTTGCCGAAATAGAGGGCACATTGGACTGGCTAAACAGGTTACCAATTCCACATGAGATTGATAAAGAATCTGAAAATGATGAGATAAAAAGCAACGGATGTGacatggagaaggaagaagttgacgCTGCGAAGCTTATTGAAACATTCCAGGAATGTTTCGAAAAAGGGACCGAAACGGGGTCGAAATACGCCGTCTTTATGAAGCTCATCTCATTTAATCAAGATATACAGTTGCAGTTTCAGGAAGGTGAAGACTCTATCGTGAATCTGAAGTTCTTCCTCAATGGTATATTTAAACGCTTTAAAGATGTGGAGGGTTTTGCTAAGAAGTTAGCGAAAGAGAATAAGGCCAAGATCCAGGagttgaacaagcttctgAGACTGTTAGCTAGCAAGATATCGGTCAACGATTTTCAGAATGGAGACTTAgtcttgtttcttccaaCACGTGTCGATAGAGCGGATGGTAGAGATAGTACTAGAACTCCATGGACGGCGTTCAATATCGAAGCGCCCAACtatttccttgatgataCCAAGCTCGAAGAGAGTAATAACCGAGAATACATCGTCAGTCGCATAGGTTCGATTACGAAGAAGGAGGTGACGGAGGATAATTTCAGTGACTCAACTGAAAATCCATTTCTGCTTCATGTTGGCGTGATATGGTATATGATACAGGCTGAATAG
- the CAT2 gene encoding carnitine O-acetyltransferase CAT2: MLRSAANMTRKFSSSVPKGDLFKYQSQLPKLPVPTLQETCHKYLRTVEPFLSESQLKSTQAIVEEFARPGGQGEVLQKRLEEFAQGKDNWLAEFWDDYAYMSYRDPVVPYVSYFFNHKDVNNAIGKNQLYKASLIAYYTAQFAESVENETLEPEVIKGNPYCMNAFKYMFNNSRVPAAGSDITKLYDPAEHRYFVVALNNNFYKVYHHDKDGKPLSKVAIYKQLEYLVNVVNPRVPRGLGVGALTSLNRDEYLSAYENMITSPVNDASFETIFASSFVLCLDENTPVTIKEKSANNWHGDGQNRFFDKPLEFFVAKNGNSGFLGEHSRMDATPTVQMNNFVLSSIAKEDPAAFIKEIANDSTLAPEVVPEAPSVLPFDISVKARADIEAAKAKFAETIAAHDEEVFQYYGYGKNLIKQFKVSPDAYVQMMIQLAYYKLTGKIRPTYESAATRKYLKGRTETGRSASVEAKKFVETFTDLNATNEEKIAAFNAACKQHVKYLVEAADGKGVDRHLFGLSQMIKQGEEVPGIFKDPIFKYSSTWYLSTSQVPSENFQSWGWSQVIDEGFGLAYLVNNEWLHVHISCKKGYGLRSDYMKYYLTEAANEMKSVLSTQLPAKAKL; encoded by the coding sequence ATGCTAAGATCTGCTGCAAACATGACCAGAAAGTTCTCCTCGTCGGTGCCAAAGGGCgacttgttcaagtacCAATCCCAGCTCCCCAAGTTGCCAGTGCCAACTTTGCAAGAAACCTGCCACAAGTACTTGCGCACAGTTGAGCCTTTCTTGTCCGAGTCGCAGTTGAAGTCGACTCAGGCGATCGTGGAGGAGTTTGCTCGTCCTGGTGGCCAGGGTGAAGTCCTCCAGAAGAGATTGGAGGAATTTGCCCAAGGTAAGGACAACTGGTTGGCTGAATTCTGGGATGACTACGCTTACATGTCCTACAGAGACCCAGTCGTTCCTTATGTTTCGTACTTTTTCAACCACAAAGACGTGAACAATGCTATTGGCAAGAACCAGTTGTACAAGGCGTCGTTGATTGCCTACTACACTGCCCAGTTCGCCGAGAGTGTGGAAAATGAAACCTTGGAGCCCGAAGTCATCAAGGGCAACCCTTACTGTATGAACGCTTTCAAGTAcatgttcaacaactccagAGTCCCAGCTGCCGGCAGCgacatcaccaagttgTACGACCCTGCCGAGCACAGGTACTTTGTTGTGgccttgaacaacaacttctACAAGGTGTACCACCACGACAAAGATGGCAAGCCTTTGTCGAAGGTGGCCATTTACAAGCAGTTAGAATACTTGGTCAATGTGGTGAACCCTAGAGTTCCACGTGGCTTGGGTGTGGGTGCTCTCACATCTTTGAACAGAGACGAGTACTTGAGCGCCTACGAGAACATGATTACTTCTCCTGTCAATGATGCTTCGTTCGAGACCATTTTTGCATCGTCTTTCGTGCTTTGTCTCGATGAGAACACCCCTGTGaccatcaaggagaagtcTGCCAACAACTGGCACGGCGATGGCCAGAACAGATTCTTCGACAAGCCATTGGAATTCTTTGTGGCCAAGAACGGTAACTCTGGTTTCTTGGGTGAGCACTCCAGAATGGACGCCACTCCAACTGTCCAAATGAACAACTTTGTTTTGCTGCTGATTGCCAAGGAGGACCCTGCTGcgttcatcaaggaaattGCCAACGACTCCACTTTGGCTCCTGAAGTTGTCCCAGAGGCTCCATCTGTGTTGCCATTTGACATTTCTGTCAAGGCAAGAGCCGACATTGAGGCTGCTAAAGCCAAGTTTGCTGAGACCATTGCTGCTCACGACGAGGAAGTGTTCCAGTACTACGGCTACGGTaagaacttgatcaagcagTTCAAGGTTTCTCCTGACGCTTACGTGCAGATGATGATCCAGTTGGCGTACTACAAGTTGACTGGAAAAATCCGTCCAACGTACGAGTCTGCTGCCACCCGTAAGTATTTGAAGGGTAGAACCGAGACTGGTAGATCTGCCTCTGTcgaggccaagaagtttGTTGAGACCTTCACTGACTTGAACGCCACCAATGAGGAAAAGATTGCTGCTTTTAACGCCGCTTGCAAACAGCATGTCAAGTACCTTGTGGAAGCTGCTGATGGAAAAGGTGTGGACCGTCACTTGTTCGGATTGCTGCAGATGATCAAGCAGGGCGAGGAGGTGCCCGGTATTTTCAAGGACCCAATCTTCAAGTACTCTAGTACTTGGTACCTTTCTACCTCGCAGGTTCCATCTGAAAACTTCCAGAGTTGGGGCTGGTCGCAGGTCATTGATGAAGGCTTTGGTTTGGCCTACCTCGTCAACAACGAATGGTTGCATGTGCACATCTCGTGCAAGAAGGGCTATGGCTTGAGATCTGACTACATGAAATACTACTTGACAGAGGCTGCCAACGAAATGAAGCTGGTCTTGTCTACCCAGTTGCCAGCCAAGGCCAAGCTCTAA
- a CDS encoding ribose phosphate diphosphokinase subunit — MPQTPNSIKILTGNSHRELAEKIAAKLGIKVSKVGPFQFSNKETAVAVGESMRDEDVYVIQTGFGEKKINDYLMELLFLINACRVGGARRITAVIPNFFYARQDKKDKSRAPITAKLIANLLQTAGCDHVITLDLHASQIQGFFRVPVDNLYAEPSTLRFIKENYKTDELTIVSPDAGGAKRVASIADKLDTPFALIHKERQKANEVSKMVLVGDVANKTCVLIDDIADTCGTLCKAAEVLLENGASKVIAMVTHGIFSKNAIEKLNNSKLDKIICTNSLPLEDKPERCSKIKILDISPTLAEAIRRLHNGESVSYLFNHVPE, encoded by the coding sequence ATGCCTCAGACGCCGAATTCCATAAAAATTCTCACAGGCAACTCTCACAGAGAACTCGCAGAGAAGATTGCTGCCAAGCTCGGCATCAAGGTTTCGAAGGTGGGACCCTTTCAGTTCTCGAACAAAGAAACCGCCGTTGCAGTGGGGGAGTCCATGAGAGATGAGGATGTCTATGTTATCCAAACTGGATTTGGcgagaaaaaaatcaacgacTACTTGATGGAGCTTTTGTTTCTTATAAATGCTTGCAGAGTGGGCGGCGCCAGAAGAATCACCGCTGTGAttccaaattttttttacGCTAGACAAGATAAGAAGGATAAATCCAGAGCGCCTATCACAGCCAAATTGATAGCGAATTTGTTGCAGACTGCCGGCTGTGATCATGTCATCACTCTTGACTTGCACGCTTCGCAAATACAGGGTTTCTTTAGAGTGCCGGTAGACAATTTGTACGCTGAGCCTTCGACTTTAAgattcatcaaagaaaactaCAAAACCGACGAGCTAACAATAGTTTCGCCAGACGCAGGTGGAGCCAAGAGAGTTGCTTCCATTGCAGACAAGCTAGATACACCTTTTGCATTGATTCACAAGGAGAGACAGAAGGCCAACGAGGTGTCTAAAATGGTTCTTGTGGGTGATGTTGCCAACAAGACTTGTGTCCTAATTGACGATATTGCCGACACGTGTGGCACTCTTTGCAAAGCAGCAGAGGTGCTCCTAGAGAATGGTGCCTCTAAAGTCATTGCCATGGTAACGCATGGCATTTTTTCTAAGAACGCtattgaaaagttgaacaaTTCTAAACTTGACAAAATTATTTGCACAAACTCTTTACCTTTAGAAGATAAGCCTGAGAGGTGCTCGAAGATAAAGATACTTGACATCAGTCCAACTTTGGCAGAGGCTATTAGAAGACTACACAACGGCGAGAGCGTCTCGTACTTATTTAATCATGTCCCAGAATAG